The following proteins come from a genomic window of Thermosinus carboxydivorans Nor1:
- a CDS encoding methyl-accepting chemotaxis protein, producing the protein MKYLRINIQSLLTRMTVFFGLVVLAGCVALWLVSTNRADEAIKAEAEEGMLKVVKQYTAMQDNHIATLKYIVENVAARDVVRGQAGGRETTLQEKLAVLAAELQQAEKLGFKRMGLIDKSGKAFYPDGRTADLGDRDYFKEALTGKTYISSTLVSKVDNSVMFAVAAPVRHYATGEITGVVFGIIDSARFAKEIGSLSYAQTGYAFAVDSTGKMIGHKDQELVLKQVNFIEEAKKNPELAELATIISRMANGEEGLGVYTYQGEKKYVAFAPVKSTGWSVAINAPVDEVLDKAAGLNRALLVVSALVLVIALALTVFIARSIAIPIKLAVNHLGTIADGDFTQVVSDKFIRRTDEIGQLTRALDKLQRDLRPLIGGIRSDAKTLSTSSESLSAASQEVASSSSEVARAIQEVASGASDQASSLQDIIALIGDITSQLEKVYTELGRVKANSEETSALAGKGKQELDLLTASIDNVKQAFQLVAEKLASLDKSVGQIGEIMGVITGIADQTNLLALNAAIEAARAGEAGRGFAVVAEEVRKLAEQSRASADQIKQLLDTIGAETGEVVATAKVTQDQVTNQIENVKNTVRSFDDILASVAAIAPMIAAAYQEMDKTVKAKDAVLDRVQSVSAVSEETSAASEEIAASAEELTASTQEIAAGAQQVLEVAKRLDEQVERFKV; encoded by the coding sequence ATGAAATACCTGCGAATAAACATACAAAGCCTGCTAACAAGGATGACCGTATTTTTCGGGCTGGTCGTGCTGGCAGGGTGTGTGGCCCTCTGGCTGGTCAGCACCAATCGCGCCGACGAGGCGATAAAAGCCGAAGCCGAAGAAGGCATGCTAAAAGTGGTCAAGCAATATACGGCAATGCAGGACAATCACATTGCTACTCTCAAGTACATAGTAGAAAACGTGGCGGCCCGTGATGTTGTACGCGGCCAGGCCGGCGGCCGCGAAACTACTTTACAAGAAAAACTCGCCGTTTTGGCCGCGGAACTGCAGCAGGCCGAAAAACTAGGCTTCAAACGGATGGGTCTGATCGACAAGTCCGGCAAAGCTTTCTATCCTGACGGCAGAACCGCCGACCTTGGCGACCGCGACTACTTTAAAGAGGCGCTGACTGGCAAAACATACATATCCAGCACGTTGGTCAGCAAAGTCGATAACTCGGTCATGTTTGCCGTAGCCGCCCCGGTCCGCCATTATGCTACCGGCGAGATAACCGGCGTGGTGTTCGGCATCATCGACAGCGCCCGCTTTGCCAAGGAAATAGGCAGCCTTTCCTACGCGCAGACCGGCTATGCCTTCGCGGTCGATAGCACAGGTAAGATGATTGGCCATAAAGACCAAGAACTTGTGCTTAAACAGGTAAATTTCATCGAAGAGGCCAAGAAAAATCCTGAGCTGGCCGAGCTGGCAACTATCATCTCCCGGATGGCCAATGGCGAGGAAGGCTTAGGCGTCTACACTTATCAGGGAGAAAAGAAATATGTTGCCTTTGCCCCGGTCAAGAGCACCGGCTGGTCAGTCGCCATTAACGCCCCGGTCGATGAAGTGCTGGATAAGGCAGCCGGTTTAAACCGGGCGCTGCTGGTAGTTTCCGCGCTGGTACTCGTCATCGCTCTGGCCCTGACGGTCTTCATCGCCCGAAGCATTGCCATTCCGATAAAGCTGGCCGTCAACCACCTCGGTACAATCGCCGACGGCGACTTCACCCAGGTGGTGTCTGACAAATTCATCCGCCGCACCGACGAGATCGGCCAATTAACCAGGGCGCTTGACAAGTTGCAGCGTGACCTGCGCCCCCTCATTGGCGGCATCCGTAGCGACGCTAAGACGCTGTCGACAAGTTCGGAAAGCCTGAGCGCCGCCTCCCAGGAAGTAGCGTCATCCTCAAGCGAAGTCGCCCGCGCCATTCAGGAAGTGGCCAGCGGCGCGTCCGACCAGGCCTCCAGCCTGCAGGACATCATCGCCCTTATTGGCGATATTACCTCACAACTGGAAAAAGTTTATACCGAACTGGGCAGAGTAAAAGCCAACAGCGAGGAAACATCCGCCCTGGCCGGTAAAGGCAAACAGGAACTGGATCTGCTCACCGCATCTATCGACAATGTCAAACAGGCTTTCCAGCTGGTTGCGGAGAAACTTGCTAGCCTGGACAAATCAGTCGGCCAGATTGGGGAAATTATGGGCGTAATTACCGGCATCGCCGACCAGACCAACCTTTTGGCCCTCAATGCCGCCATTGAAGCGGCGCGGGCGGGCGAAGCCGGCCGCGGCTTTGCCGTGGTGGCCGAGGAAGTGCGCAAACTCGCCGAACAGTCGCGCGCTTCAGCCGACCAAATCAAACAATTGCTGGACACCATCGGCGCCGAAACTGGCGAGGTGGTGGCAACGGCCAAGGTAACCCAGGACCAAGTGACCAACCAAATTGAAAATGTCAAAAATACTGTGCGGTCGTTCGACGACATCTTAGCTTCGGTTGCAGCAATTGCCCCCATGATTGCCGCCGCCTACCAGGAAATGGACAAAACGGTCAAAGCTAAAGACGCGGTATTGGACCGCGTCCAAAGCGTTAGCGCCGTATCAGAAGAGACCTCGGCCGCTTCCGAAGAGATTGCCGCATCGGCCGAAGAGCTTACTGCTTCGACCCAGGAGATTGCCGCCGGCGCTCAGCAGGTGCTCGAGGTGGCCAAACGGCTGGACGAGCAAGTCGAACGGTTCAAAGTTTAA
- a CDS encoding macro domain-containing protein, which produces MNRETALINVIKQVYSLLGPATPEKVASELSLIRLEQALAVLRDVAAKYDIDLPGRSEAEVTNAIAVAKKDARRIIIKQGDITEETTDAIVNPANSRLVHGGGAARAIAVKGGEEIVRQSNEIIRKIGHLPTTKAVITGAGKLPCKFVIHVVGPQMGEGDEDSKLKRAVWNVLTLAENYNLQTIAMPAISSGIFGFPKPRCAEVLLSTAARFLDSCAVSLQQIVMCNHDEETYRIFLHTAERLKVLEASEG; this is translated from the coding sequence GTGAACCGGGAAACGGCTTTAATAAATGTTATCAAACAAGTATATTCTTTGCTCGGGCCGGCAACACCCGAAAAAGTTGCGTCGGAATTATCATTAATAAGGTTAGAACAAGCTTTAGCGGTGCTGCGCGATGTTGCCGCAAAATATGATATCGACCTGCCAGGCAGAAGCGAGGCTGAGGTGACTAACGCCATAGCAGTGGCTAAGAAGGACGCGCGGCGCATCATCATTAAGCAGGGCGACATTACCGAAGAAACGACAGACGCGATCGTTAATCCTGCCAACAGCCGCTTGGTCCACGGTGGCGGCGCCGCCCGCGCAATAGCGGTGAAAGGCGGCGAGGAAATAGTAAGACAAAGCAACGAAATTATCCGCAAAATCGGCCATCTGCCGACCACTAAAGCGGTGATTACAGGGGCCGGCAAGTTGCCATGCAAGTTTGTCATCCATGTCGTTGGCCCGCAAATGGGGGAAGGTGATGAAGACAGCAAGCTTAAGCGGGCTGTTTGGAATGTTTTGACGTTAGCGGAAAACTATAATCTGCAAACGATCGCGATGCCTGCAATAAGTTCCGGCATTTTTGGTTTCCCCAAGCCGCGCTGCGCCGAGGTGCTGCTGAGTACGGCCGCCCGCTTCCTTGACAGTTGCGCGGTTTCACTGCAGCAGATTGTGATGTGCAACCATGATGAAGAAACGTACCGGATATTTCTGCACACGGCGGAAAGGTTGAAGGTGTTGGAGGCGAGTGAAGGTTAA
- a CDS encoding response regulator yields the protein MGAKVLIVDDAAFMRMVLKNILTNNGFEVAGEAENGKEAVIKYTELKPDLVTMDITMPEMDGITAVKEIKKLDPQAKIIMCSAMGQQAMVIEAIKAGASDFIVKPFKEDLVVEKLNIQQAK from the coding sequence ATGGGTGCAAAAGTTCTAATCGTTGATGACGCAGCATTCATGCGAATGGTTTTAAAAAACATTTTGACAAATAATGGCTTTGAAGTAGCAGGCGAGGCCGAAAATGGCAAGGAAGCCGTTATTAAATATACAGAACTAAAGCCAGATCTAGTAACAATGGATATTACTATGCCTGAAATGGATGGAATAACTGCCGTAAAAGAAATCAAAAAACTGGATCCCCAGGCCAAAATCATTATGTGTTCTGCCATGGGACAACAAGCTATGGTGATAGAAGCTATTAAAGCAGGAGCGAGTGATTTTATCGTCAAGCCTTTTAAAGAAGATTTAGTAGTTGAAAAATTAAACATTCAACAGGCTAAATAG
- a CDS encoding M20 family metallopeptidase has translation MVKKIMVLVLVLLLLMASAAMAAGKEGIYKTVDDMRQQLIQINDYIHDNPELGNQEFKAVEILTRTLEDNGFKVEKGVAGLKTAFVATYINKGGGPAIGFLAEYDALEKLGHGCGHNIIGTAAVGAGIALAKNLGDIPATIIVYGTPAEETTSGKLPMVAAGLFDKLDVALMTHPGDRTTVGAKSLALNLVDFIFEGKASHAAAAPEKGISALDGVMMLFNGIEYLREHVRPDVRIHGIVTDGGAAANIVPERAAARFYIRGADRDYLNTVVERVYNVARGAALATGTKVNIKEIKAYDNKLLVDSLNQLLLENAKEAGATQILPPPESTGSTDFGSVSYRVPAAELGIAFVPVGTPGHSQAYVQAGTSPSGHEAVIVAAKALAGAGYDLIVNPDLLKQVKDEFQAIKSGKAAK, from the coding sequence ATGGTTAAGAAAATAATGGTGCTGGTATTGGTATTGCTGCTGCTTATGGCCAGCGCGGCAATGGCGGCGGGCAAGGAGGGGATTTATAAAACCGTTGATGACATGCGCCAGCAATTAATCCAAATTAACGACTATATTCATGACAATCCCGAGCTTGGCAACCAGGAGTTTAAAGCCGTGGAAATATTGACTCGCACGCTGGAAGATAACGGGTTTAAGGTAGAAAAAGGCGTTGCCGGTCTTAAGACGGCGTTTGTGGCTACTTATATCAATAAGGGCGGCGGACCGGCGATCGGCTTTTTGGCTGAGTATGACGCTTTGGAAAAACTAGGTCATGGCTGCGGGCATAATATTATTGGCACGGCGGCCGTCGGCGCAGGTATCGCTTTGGCCAAAAATCTCGGCGATATCCCTGCGACCATAATCGTATACGGCACGCCGGCGGAAGAAACCACCAGCGGCAAATTGCCTATGGTAGCTGCGGGCCTGTTTGACAAACTTGATGTAGCCTTAATGACCCATCCGGGTGACCGTACTACGGTTGGCGCCAAATCCTTGGCCCTCAATCTTGTGGACTTTATCTTCGAAGGCAAGGCTTCTCATGCCGCGGCGGCACCGGAAAAGGGGATCAGCGCTCTTGACGGGGTAATGATGCTGTTTAACGGTATTGAGTACTTGCGGGAGCATGTTCGACCCGATGTTCGCATTCACGGCATCGTGACCGATGGCGGGGCGGCGGCGAATATTGTGCCGGAGCGGGCGGCAGCCCGGTTTTACATCCGCGGCGCTGACCGAGATTATCTAAATACGGTCGTGGAGCGGGTATACAATGTAGCGCGCGGCGCGGCTCTGGCTACTGGCACCAAAGTTAATATCAAAGAAATCAAAGCCTATGACAACAAGCTGCTTGTCGATAGCCTTAACCAGCTATTGCTTGAAAATGCCAAAGAGGCAGGCGCTACCCAAATTCTGCCGCCACCGGAAAGTACGGGTTCTACCGATTTTGGTTCGGTCAGCTACCGTGTTCCTGCCGCTGAACTGGGGATAGCTTTCGTTCCGGTAGGCACGCCGGGGCATTCGCAGGCGTATGTGCAGGCAGGAACCAGTCCGTCCGGGCATGAAGCGGTCATCGTTGCGGCGAAGGCGTTAGCCGGTGCAGGATATGATCTCATTGTTAATCCCGACCTGCTTAAGCAGGTTAAAGACGAATTCCAGGCGATAAAGTCAGGAAAAGCAGCTAAATAG
- a CDS encoding alkaline phosphatase, translating into MAKYFAKSRSVIWALVLCLVIGLSPGQPASAAAKAKNVIVLMADGTGAAHTTLARWYKGAPLALDEMYVSGVRTWAAESLITDSAPAATAFATGHKTSDKFIGVLPGNVTMPGVAKPAADLYAKPVATVLEGAKLMGKSTGLVATSNIQHASPAGYSSHWPDRNNYNEIGEQQVYLNIDVVLGGGMKYLLPKEQGGTRDDGENLMEVLKQRNYQLVETRDELLKVTSGKVWGMFAADDMAYDFDRKVLRPNEPSLAEMTQKAIELLSQNKKGFFLFVEGSKVDWASHANDPIGVISDLLAFDEAVKVALDFAKKDGNTIVLAFADHGNGGMSLGNKSTDKTYSKLPLSALVDPLKGAKLTGEGLEAMLGADTSEEKIRSIVADYYGVTDLTAEEVAAIQKAKKGQLNYVIGPIISKRSIIGWTTNGHTGEDLFFYYYGLNKPLAMIENTDIANICANALGFNLADVDAKLFVDAEKAFTAIGAKTFLDKSDANNPVLVVTKGAVKAELPLSKNLIKINGKVYQLNGIVVLAPKTGKVFLPQQAVELAKAAGM; encoded by the coding sequence ATGGCAAAGTATTTCGCAAAATCTCGGTCTGTTATTTGGGCGTTAGTGCTCTGCCTAGTGATCGGGCTATCACCTGGCCAGCCGGCCTCTGCCGCCGCCAAGGCGAAAAACGTCATCGTACTCATGGCTGACGGCACCGGCGCCGCCCACACCACCCTTGCCCGCTGGTACAAAGGCGCTCCTCTGGCGCTTGACGAAATGTACGTCAGCGGCGTGCGCACCTGGGCCGCCGAATCGCTTATCACCGACTCGGCGCCAGCGGCTACGGCTTTCGCTACCGGTCACAAGACTAGCGACAAATTTATCGGCGTCCTGCCCGGCAACGTGACCATGCCTGGCGTTGCCAAACCGGCGGCTGACCTGTATGCCAAACCGGTCGCCACCGTACTGGAAGGCGCCAAACTCATGGGCAAATCGACTGGCCTCGTAGCCACCTCCAACATCCAGCACGCCAGCCCAGCCGGCTACTCATCGCACTGGCCCGACCGCAACAACTACAACGAAATTGGCGAGCAGCAAGTCTACCTCAACATCGACGTCGTCCTCGGCGGCGGGATGAAATACCTCCTGCCCAAAGAACAAGGCGGCACTCGCGACGACGGTGAAAACCTCATGGAAGTCCTCAAACAGCGCAACTACCAGCTGGTTGAAACGCGCGACGAGCTGCTGAAAGTAACATCCGGCAAAGTATGGGGCATGTTCGCCGCAGACGATATGGCCTATGACTTTGACCGCAAAGTCCTCCGCCCAAACGAGCCCTCTTTGGCAGAAATGACCCAAAAAGCCATTGAACTGCTGTCGCAGAACAAAAAAGGCTTCTTCCTCTTCGTCGAAGGCTCAAAAGTTGACTGGGCGTCCCATGCCAACGACCCTATCGGCGTAATCTCCGATCTCTTAGCGTTTGACGAAGCGGTGAAAGTCGCCCTCGACTTCGCCAAAAAAGATGGCAATACCATCGTTTTAGCCTTTGCCGACCACGGCAATGGCGGCATGTCGCTGGGCAATAAGTCTACCGATAAGACTTATTCCAAACTACCTTTGAGCGCCCTGGTCGATCCCCTCAAAGGCGCTAAGCTCACTGGCGAAGGCCTTGAAGCAATGCTCGGCGCTGACACATCCGAAGAAAAAATCCGTTCCATCGTCGCCGATTACTATGGCGTAACCGACTTGACGGCCGAGGAAGTAGCCGCCATCCAAAAAGCCAAAAAAGGCCAGCTCAACTATGTGATTGGCCCCATTATTTCCAAACGCTCGATAATTGGCTGGACGACTAACGGCCACACGGGTGAAGACCTCTTCTTCTACTACTATGGCCTGAACAAACCGCTGGCTATGATCGAAAATACCGATATTGCCAATATCTGCGCCAATGCTCTGGGCTTTAACCTCGCTGACGTCGACGCCAAACTCTTTGTCGACGCGGAAAAAGCCTTTACCGCCATCGGCGCTAAGACCTTCCTCGACAAAAGCGACGCCAACAATCCCGTGCTGGTTGTCACAAAGGGCGCAGTAAAAGCCGAGCTTCCCCTTAGCAAGAACCTCATCAAAATAAACGGCAAAGTGTACCAACTTAACGGCATCGTCGTACTTGCTCCCAAGACCGGCAAAGTATTTCTGCCGCAGCAAGCGGTAGAACTCGCCAAAGCCGCCGGGATGTAA
- a CDS encoding ABC transporter substrate-binding protein, with product MSKRHWSILLVFLLSLALVAAGCGSSQQTANVIKLGANFEMTGSNATFGQSAANGAKLAIKEVNAKGGVLGKQLTLIVADNKSEAAEAANAMQKLVTQDKVVAVLAPIASSSVIAAAQVNQDNKVLAISPTASNPKVTVDPATGKVREFLFRAAFIDPFQGAVMANFATKSLKAKTAALYIDNSSDYAKGLGQYFKETFIKNGGTIVAEEAYLQKDTDFKATLTKIKAKNPDVIFVPGYYQEVGMIIKQARELGINVPILGGDGWDSAKLPEIAGAAALNNTFFSNHYSPDDTSPAVKTFVENYKKEYGQVPDAFAALSYDATMMVIKAIERAGSTDPVKIKDELAKTKDFPAVSGNITLNATHDAVKSAVIIEMKDGKQTFREKVNP from the coding sequence ATGTCCAAGCGCCACTGGTCTATTCTCTTGGTTTTTCTCCTATCACTAGCACTGGTTGCCGCCGGGTGCGGCAGTTCCCAGCAGACGGCCAACGTTATCAAACTTGGCGCCAACTTTGAGATGACCGGCTCCAACGCCACTTTCGGGCAGTCGGCCGCCAACGGCGCCAAATTAGCCATCAAAGAAGTCAACGCCAAGGGGGGTGTCCTCGGCAAGCAGCTCACGTTAATTGTCGCCGACAACAAGAGCGAAGCCGCTGAAGCTGCCAACGCCATGCAAAAACTGGTCACCCAGGACAAAGTCGTGGCCGTGCTGGCACCAATCGCTTCTTCCAGCGTAATCGCCGCTGCCCAGGTCAACCAGGACAACAAAGTGCTAGCGATCAGCCCGACCGCCTCCAACCCCAAGGTCACCGTTGACCCAGCGACCGGCAAAGTGCGGGAATTCTTGTTCCGCGCCGCGTTTATCGACCCCTTCCAAGGAGCAGTAATGGCTAACTTTGCCACCAAGTCCCTTAAAGCCAAAACCGCTGCCTTGTACATCGATAACTCCAGCGACTACGCCAAAGGCCTCGGCCAGTACTTCAAGGAAACGTTTATTAAAAACGGCGGCACTATTGTCGCCGAAGAGGCTTATCTGCAAAAAGACACCGACTTCAAAGCTACACTGACCAAAATAAAAGCGAAAAACCCGGATGTGATCTTTGTTCCCGGGTATTATCAGGAAGTCGGTATGATCATCAAGCAGGCCCGTGAACTGGGCATCAACGTACCAATTTTGGGCGGCGACGGCTGGGACTCGGCTAAACTGCCGGAAATAGCCGGTGCTGCGGCGCTGAACAACACCTTCTTCAGCAACCACTATTCGCCGGACGATACCAGCCCGGCGGTCAAAACCTTTGTTGAAAATTACAAAAAAGAATACGGGCAAGTTCCTGACGCCTTTGCCGCCTTATCCTATGACGCTACCATGATGGTCATCAAGGCCATCGAACGGGCCGGCAGCACCGACCCGGTAAAGATTAAGGACGAACTGGCCAAAACCAAGGACTTCCCGGCCGTATCGGGCAACATTACCCTCAATGCCACCCATGACGCCGTAAAGAGCGCGGTCATCATCGAAATGAAAGACGGCAAACAAACCTTCCGGGAAAAAGTCAATCCGTAA